In Streptomyces sp. NBC_00483, a single window of DNA contains:
- a CDS encoding LacI family DNA-binding transcriptional regulator, whose product MAPTLTDVAKRAGVALSTASRAFNDPDRLGPETLRKVVEAARELGYETPPGRVGGAGGRAETEDTIAVIVPDVANPVFGSFVKSAQREGWHRRLTIVLADTDFEPERERELIGTLRRRAAGLVVCSPRLEADEVIGLCGDTPLVLVNREAEEADCVLADASEGLRQTVEYLAALGHRKIAYVQGSERSWSNTHRVALARELASEAGLELDVLGRQSETVAGGTAAAASVLASGASAVLAHNDLVALGILTGARTLGVRVPEDLSVVGFDDIPFAEVSHPALTSVSVPMARAGASAVERISAALSDTGPARPSTLRLATQLHVRGSTGPVPATAPALTAARA is encoded by the coding sequence GTGGCCCCCACACTGACGGACGTGGCCAAGCGCGCTGGTGTCGCGCTGTCCACGGCGTCCCGCGCGTTCAACGACCCGGACCGGCTGGGGCCGGAAACCTTGCGCAAAGTTGTCGAAGCCGCTCGGGAGCTCGGGTACGAGACACCGCCCGGCCGCGTGGGCGGTGCCGGGGGCCGGGCCGAGACGGAGGACACGATCGCCGTGATCGTGCCTGACGTGGCGAACCCTGTCTTTGGTTCCTTCGTCAAGAGTGCGCAGCGCGAGGGCTGGCACCGCCGGCTGACCATCGTCCTGGCCGACACGGACTTCGAGCCCGAACGCGAGCGCGAGCTGATCGGGACGCTGCGCCGGCGCGCCGCCGGGCTTGTCGTCTGCTCGCCACGTCTCGAGGCCGACGAGGTGATCGGGCTGTGCGGTGACACGCCGCTGGTTCTGGTCAACCGGGAGGCGGAGGAGGCCGATTGCGTGTTGGCCGACGCGAGTGAGGGGCTGCGCCAGACCGTGGAGTACCTGGCGGCCCTCGGTCACCGCAAGATCGCCTACGTTCAGGGGTCGGAGCGGTCCTGGTCGAACACGCATCGAGTAGCGCTGGCCCGTGAGTTGGCGTCCGAAGCCGGCCTCGAACTCGACGTGCTGGGGCGCCAGTCGGAAACCGTCGCCGGCGGCACCGCTGCCGCGGCCAGTGTGCTCGCCTCCGGCGCCAGCGCCGTGCTCGCCCACAACGACCTGGTGGCGCTCGGCATCCTCACCGGCGCCCGCACGCTCGGCGTCCGGGTTCCCGAGGACCTCAGCGTCGTCGGCTTCGACGACATTCCCTTCGCCGAGGTCTCCCACCCGGCGCTGACCAGCGTCTCGGTTCCCATGGCGCGCGCCGGGGCGAGCGCCGTGGAGCGGATCTCCGCCGCACTGTCCGACACCGGGCCCGCACGGCCGAGCACGCTGCGCCTCGCCACCCAGCTCCACGTCCGCGGCTCCACCGGTCCCGTACCGGCCACCGCCCCCGCGCTCACGGCGGCCCGCGCATGA
- a CDS encoding helix-turn-helix transcriptional regulator: MTPELGPLLRHWRKRLDYRRIPGIDSTRRRLKDGLTQDEVASLTGVASSWYRQLEGGSPRPVSEQFVQRLAMTLRLEEAERVVLYQLALGHTPPPSDAHLGQQADVHLQAVLDSLLPHPAYVSNLWWDIIAHNQPQEDWFPWLPYERNLMRFAFLYPEARDQLVNWREDWAIPFLAQIRFAIAMHPDTPELLRLRDEILEGNDEARDLWATHQAQAHPDGDERRFCLPFHGGKEIRVRITALVPMSKQDQRLVVLLRL; the protein is encoded by the coding sequence GTGACTCCCGAGCTGGGGCCACTGCTCCGCCATTGGAGAAAGCGGCTCGACTACCGCCGCATTCCAGGCATCGATTCCACACGCAGACGATTGAAGGACGGCTTGACCCAGGATGAGGTGGCCTCTCTCACGGGTGTCGCCAGTTCTTGGTACCGCCAGCTGGAGGGTGGCAGTCCGCGCCCGGTGTCCGAGCAGTTCGTTCAGCGCCTGGCCATGACGCTCAGGCTCGAGGAAGCCGAGCGAGTCGTGCTGTATCAACTGGCACTGGGACACACCCCTCCGCCATCGGACGCCCACCTCGGCCAGCAGGCCGACGTACATCTGCAGGCAGTGCTGGACTCACTGCTCCCCCACCCTGCCTACGTATCGAACCTCTGGTGGGACATCATCGCCCACAACCAGCCCCAAGAGGACTGGTTCCCTTGGCTGCCCTACGAGCGAAACCTGATGCGCTTCGCCTTTCTCTACCCGGAAGCGCGCGACCAGCTCGTCAACTGGCGAGAAGATTGGGCGATTCCCTTCCTGGCGCAGATCCGGTTCGCCATTGCCATGCATCCCGACACGCCGGAACTGCTCCGACTCCGCGACGAGATCCTGGAAGGAAACGACGAAGCGCGAGACCTCTGGGCCACACATCAGGCACAGGCCCACCCCGACGGTGACGAACGCCGATTCTGTCTGCCCTTCCACGGAGGCAAGGAAATCCGAGTGCGCATCACAGCCCTGGTCCCGATGAGCAAACAGGATCAACGTCTTGTCGTGCTGCTGCGCTTGTGA
- a CDS encoding MAB_1171c family putative transporter, with the protein MAALFLVGLAAAVGWKFYQLAKAPQDRSLRSVTLCLACAAMSYPFAMPGGATGFDTVAGHGAAKVVQNVLLLATVYFLMCFYLYASADGDSGRRRARVEGLVVAVVAVAVIVAAATVPHQALAGSFSTTDMTIAQVAFFYLVTGLYLMYALTAAALWTRRYARLSTKPHSTGLWTAGVGMFGMAVACAIRAVIVGIRWRGGGVPGPVLAAVALLLVVSTLLFVFGITYPGVRARVSLCRLWVRHRREHARLEPLWTLMAEAAPHAVLTTQSSSKRDRWRARGVHRRHHRRIVECRDGLVEISPYLEPAVESESQLLAHDSERLTAQRLRGAVHAHLNGVVRPAPAPPLTAMPRQRSREADIQELLALSDALRSAS; encoded by the coding sequence ATGGCCGCCCTGTTTCTGGTCGGGCTCGCTGCCGCCGTCGGCTGGAAGTTCTACCAGCTGGCCAAAGCCCCGCAGGACAGATCTCTGCGCTCGGTAACCCTGTGTCTGGCGTGCGCTGCGATGTCGTACCCCTTCGCCATGCCGGGCGGTGCGACCGGATTCGACACAGTGGCTGGACACGGCGCAGCCAAAGTCGTGCAGAACGTGCTGCTCCTTGCCACTGTGTACTTCCTGATGTGCTTCTACCTGTACGCGTCCGCAGACGGAGACAGCGGTCGACGCCGAGCCCGCGTCGAGGGACTGGTCGTTGCCGTGGTGGCTGTGGCCGTCATCGTTGCCGCCGCGACCGTGCCGCACCAGGCACTGGCCGGCAGCTTCTCCACCACAGACATGACCATCGCGCAGGTCGCCTTCTTCTACCTGGTCACCGGCCTGTATTTGATGTACGCGCTGACCGCCGCCGCGCTCTGGACGCGCCGCTACGCCCGGCTGTCGACGAAGCCACACTCGACCGGCCTGTGGACGGCCGGGGTAGGCATGTTCGGCATGGCGGTCGCCTGCGCGATTCGGGCCGTCATCGTCGGGATCAGATGGCGTGGCGGGGGAGTCCCTGGCCCGGTGCTGGCTGCGGTCGCTCTGCTCCTCGTGGTTTCGACCCTGCTGTTCGTCTTCGGAATCACGTACCCCGGAGTGCGTGCACGGGTCTCCCTGTGCCGCCTTTGGGTGCGGCACCGACGCGAACATGCGCGTCTCGAACCGCTGTGGACGTTGATGGCGGAGGCTGCCCCGCACGCCGTACTCACCACTCAATCGTCTTCCAAGAGGGATCGGTGGCGCGCTCGTGGCGTCCACAGGCGGCACCACCGCCGCATCGTCGAATGCCGTGATGGGCTCGTCGAGATCAGCCCGTACCTCGAACCGGCTGTGGAGAGCGAAAGTCAATTGCTCGCGCACGATTCAGAACGCCTGACCGCACAACGGCTTCGAGGGGCCGTACATGCTCACTTGAATGGGGTGGTCAGGCCCGCGCCTGCTCCGCCCCTGACCGCCATGCCGAGACAACGCAGCCGCGAGGCCGACATCCAAGAGCTCCTCGCCTTGTCCGACGCCCTGCGCTCCGCCAGCTGA
- a CDS encoding amidohydrolase family protein, with the protein MLITAAHVLAGADQQVIPDGAVLVRDGVIACVGPREEVERHARPDEPRLAYPAGTVLPGLIDAHVHLCFDAGPDPVATLQEQDDEVLFADMKTHAEQLLSIGVTTARDLGDRNGLAVRLAEAVSEGQAVGPRIVSAATPVTPPGGHCWFLGGEVSGTDEVRALVQRNIDAGAKVIKVMETGGGLTKGGAKSWESQFSHEELAALVDAAHTAGLPVAAHAHGVEGITAAVEAGVDTIEHCTWMTPDGFDVREDVLAQIVEKNIYVCPAVSPHWPMLPKFFGAERAEAMFDAVRQMANAGARLIAGTDAGVQRAGFDGLSTSLTFYEHLGLPKERILAMATTEAARALGVGDETGQLTTGYSADLLVVDGNPLADLGALKSVETVIAAGRHYEVGANA; encoded by the coding sequence ATGCTCATCACCGCCGCCCACGTCCTGGCCGGAGCCGACCAACAGGTCATCCCCGACGGGGCAGTTCTCGTACGGGACGGCGTCATCGCCTGCGTCGGCCCGCGCGAAGAGGTCGAACGCCATGCCCGGCCCGACGAGCCCCGACTCGCCTACCCCGCCGGGACCGTCCTGCCCGGGCTGATCGACGCCCACGTCCATCTCTGTTTCGACGCGGGACCCGATCCGGTCGCCACGCTCCAGGAGCAGGACGACGAGGTGCTGTTCGCCGACATGAAGACTCACGCCGAGCAGCTGCTGAGCATCGGAGTCACGACTGCGCGCGACCTCGGCGACCGGAATGGCCTCGCCGTGCGCCTGGCGGAGGCGGTAAGTGAGGGCCAGGCCGTCGGCCCGCGTATCGTCTCGGCGGCCACGCCCGTCACACCGCCCGGAGGCCACTGTTGGTTCCTCGGCGGCGAAGTCTCCGGAACCGACGAAGTACGTGCCCTCGTGCAGCGCAACATCGACGCCGGTGCCAAGGTCATCAAGGTGATGGAGACCGGGGGAGGACTCACCAAGGGTGGCGCCAAGAGCTGGGAATCCCAGTTCTCCCACGAGGAGTTGGCGGCCCTCGTCGACGCCGCGCACACCGCCGGTCTTCCGGTCGCCGCGCACGCCCACGGTGTCGAAGGCATCACCGCCGCGGTCGAGGCCGGCGTCGACACCATCGAGCACTGCACCTGGATGACACCCGACGGCTTCGACGTCCGCGAGGACGTGCTCGCCCAGATCGTCGAGAAGAACATCTACGTGTGCCCGGCGGTCAGCCCGCACTGGCCGATGCTGCCCAAGTTCTTCGGTGCCGAGCGCGCTGAGGCCATGTTCGACGCCGTACGCCAGATGGCCAACGCCGGTGCACGTCTGATCGCGGGAACGGACGCGGGCGTGCAGCGAGCGGGCTTCGACGGGCTGTCCACCAGCCTCACCTTCTACGAGCACCTGGGCCTGCCCAAGGAGCGCATCCTCGCGATGGCCACCACGGAAGCCGCCCGCGCCCTGGGCGTCGGTGACGAGACCGGTCAGCTCACCACCGGCTACAGCGCGGATCTCCTCGTCGTTGACGGCAACCCGCTTGCGGACCTCGGCGCGCTGAAGTCCGTCGAGACCGTCATCGCGGCGGGAAGGCACTACGAGGTTGGCGCCAACGCCTGA
- a CDS encoding helix-turn-helix transcriptional regulator: protein MAPRHFDRDRVRALRRARNITQSELGEAVGVGDSTVASWELGSSTPDGEKLPVLAKFFGLPLDELFPRRAGDLPDLADLRCDAGYSQYQSRELIGTKSSGPVANAERGKRRLNEKFHEPLAKAYGVTVDELLAAQERSFGNEAPAPESTSAMPRTVAEKITYLLEHSYPGTQAPPSDTEIARAVNEHAGAQVITEGGVLALRTGDDEELPPIVADGLAELFGVSPLYFQTDDRVARQVVEGLRLLAAVRTGAVGRVATRGLGPEGMSDELLAFLNQMVGEMAEREVPGTDGPGH from the coding sequence ATGGCCCCTCGCCACTTCGACCGTGACCGGGTGCGCGCCCTGCGCCGCGCCCGGAACATCACCCAGAGCGAGCTGGGCGAAGCGGTCGGCGTAGGCGACTCCACAGTGGCCAGCTGGGAACTGGGCTCCTCGACACCTGACGGCGAGAAGTTGCCCGTCCTGGCGAAGTTCTTCGGCCTGCCTCTCGACGAGCTCTTCCCGCGAAGAGCGGGCGACCTTCCCGACCTCGCCGATCTTCGCTGCGACGCCGGCTACAGCCAGTACCAGAGCAGAGAGCTGATCGGGACGAAGAGCTCCGGACCGGTCGCCAACGCCGAGCGCGGCAAGCGCCGACTGAACGAGAAGTTCCACGAGCCCCTGGCGAAGGCCTACGGCGTGACCGTGGACGAGCTCCTCGCGGCACAGGAGCGGTCCTTCGGCAACGAGGCGCCGGCCCCGGAGAGCACCTCGGCCATGCCTCGGACCGTGGCCGAGAAGATCACGTATCTGCTGGAGCACTCGTATCCCGGCACCCAGGCCCCACCGTCGGATACGGAGATCGCTCGGGCGGTCAACGAACACGCGGGCGCACAGGTCATCACGGAAGGCGGCGTCCTGGCCCTGAGAACCGGGGACGACGAGGAACTGCCCCCGATCGTCGCCGACGGGCTCGCCGAGCTGTTTGGTGTGTCCCCGCTCTACTTCCAGACCGACGACAGGGTCGCCCGGCAGGTTGTCGAAGGCCTCCGGCTTCTGGCCGCTGTACGCACGGGTGCAGTCGGACGGGTCGCCACTCGAGGACTCGGCCCTGAGGGCATGTCGGACGAGCTGCTGGCCTTCCTCAACCAGATGGTCGGGGAGATGGCCGAACGAGAAGTGCCCGGGACCGACGGCCCCGGGCACTGA
- a CDS encoding ATP-binding protein, with translation MRDHDAQPVGGLARRLTNILTAKGIDPAAVPDERPEPIPALQAADSRIPPRYRNALADHPAVTSWVREVAHTGRPGPGGAPGIAQGRSLLIAGTTGTGKTHQAYGAIRSLLIAGVRLRWKAVTAADLYAEIRPRPGHDGEREFMDLARCPLLFVDDLGAAKNSEWTEEITMRLINRRYNEMLPTLITTNLGMADLRAHIGDRVASRLTEMTDKVILDGPDRRRALAAERLSAAAGR, from the coding sequence ATGCGCGACCACGACGCCCAGCCCGTCGGCGGCCTCGCACGACGCCTCACCAACATCCTCACCGCCAAGGGCATCGACCCGGCCGCCGTCCCCGACGAACGCCCGGAGCCGATTCCAGCCCTCCAAGCAGCCGACTCCCGCATCCCGCCCCGCTACCGCAACGCCCTCGCCGACCACCCCGCCGTCACCTCCTGGGTACGGGAAGTCGCACACACCGGCCGCCCGGGGCCCGGCGGCGCCCCGGGTATCGCCCAGGGCCGCTCCCTCCTGATCGCAGGAACCACCGGAACGGGCAAGACCCACCAGGCGTACGGCGCGATCCGCTCGCTGCTCATCGCCGGGGTCCGGCTCCGCTGGAAGGCGGTCACCGCCGCCGACCTGTACGCGGAGATCCGCCCGCGCCCCGGCCACGACGGCGAACGCGAATTCATGGACCTCGCCCGCTGCCCACTCCTGTTCGTCGACGACCTCGGCGCCGCCAAGAACAGCGAATGGACCGAGGAAATCACGATGCGGCTGATCAACCGCCGCTACAACGAGATGCTCCCCACCCTCATCACCACCAACCTCGGCATGGCCGACCTGCGCGCCCACATCGGCGACCGCGTCGCGTCCCGCCTCACCGAGATGACCGACAAGGTCATCCTCGACGGCCCCGACCGCAGACGGGCCCTGGCCGCCGAGCGCCTGAGCGCCGCAGCCGGCCGCTGA
- a CDS encoding WhiB family transcriptional regulator — translation MHTTEPRTLRLLGDQSWHEHAACHPTSHHEVDLDLFFPEPDEMDRIYEAKSLCAQCPVRRTCLDAALENGDREGIRGGMTEEEREPLHSKLEHRLDYERVNATLAGRDIHLTKSERRAVVRAAYQSGVTPERLAWLLKITEEHADKLYRRTRREIRNRTVEETQLGDPAEAEGETHRAAVIHLANRHDDLGAAA, via the coding sequence ATGCACACCACCGAGCCCCGCACCCTCCGCCTCCTCGGTGACCAGTCCTGGCACGAACACGCCGCCTGCCACCCGACGAGCCACCACGAGGTCGACCTCGACCTGTTCTTTCCCGAGCCCGACGAGATGGATCGCATCTACGAGGCCAAGTCCCTGTGCGCCCAGTGCCCGGTACGCCGCACCTGCCTCGACGCCGCGCTCGAGAACGGCGACCGCGAAGGCATCCGTGGCGGCATGACTGAAGAGGAACGCGAACCCCTGCACAGCAAGTTGGAACACCGCCTCGACTACGAACGCGTCAACGCCACCCTGGCCGGCCGCGACATCCATCTCACCAAGAGCGAACGCCGAGCCGTCGTACGCGCCGCCTACCAGTCCGGCGTCACACCCGAACGCCTCGCCTGGCTCCTCAAGATCACCGAGGAGCACGCGGACAAGCTGTACCGCCGCACACGCCGGGAAATCCGAAACCGGACAGTGGAAGAGACCCAACTCGGCGACCCGGCAGAGGCCGAGGGCGAGACACACCGGGCGGCCGTGATCCACCTGGCGAATCGCCACGACGACCTCGGGGCGGCAGCGTGA
- a CDS encoding DUF2637 domain-containing protein, which produces MTDTDSIHARITSWDRAAIVALGAAGCALSYDALQQMATAIHIRGILTFVFPLVIDGFIAYGVRALLVLRAAPLAARCYVWFLFGTATAASIWANALHAVRLNQQASEGAGLRLGDVTVGVLSTLAPLALAGAVHLYILIARRVAEAEVSGPPDGLSVRTRWAAAIREDAASATPAPIAVERSPADTGRPSVPRGPDTKEPATTDKPSGHLQDKQTEPEPEHGGRTADLAGQPAIRSRPVTPTPPETSPVTAPEAGHTNQPNRHDRKGTAVTDEHLLSIARPAVTKAGRLTRKVVGDAIRSHDLGLGNDRLTELMRLLRQEAELRDTTPTA; this is translated from the coding sequence GTGACCGACACCGATTCCATCCACGCGCGCATCACGAGCTGGGACCGCGCCGCGATCGTCGCCCTCGGCGCCGCCGGATGCGCCCTCTCGTACGACGCCCTGCAGCAGATGGCCACGGCCATCCACATCCGCGGAATCCTGACGTTCGTCTTCCCTCTCGTCATCGACGGATTCATCGCCTACGGAGTCCGGGCCCTGCTGGTCCTCCGCGCGGCCCCGCTCGCCGCCCGCTGCTACGTGTGGTTCCTCTTCGGCACCGCAACGGCCGCCAGTATCTGGGCCAACGCCCTGCACGCTGTACGCCTCAACCAGCAGGCTTCCGAAGGCGCAGGTCTCCGGCTCGGTGACGTCACCGTCGGCGTCCTGTCCACCCTGGCCCCGCTCGCCCTGGCCGGAGCCGTGCACCTCTACATCCTCATCGCGCGCCGAGTCGCCGAGGCAGAGGTGTCCGGGCCCCCGGACGGCTTGAGTGTCCGGACACGGTGGGCGGCTGCTATCCGCGAGGACGCAGCATCCGCCACCCCGGCCCCGATCGCTGTCGAACGGTCACCCGCGGACACCGGCCGCCCGTCGGTCCCCCGCGGCCCGGACACCAAGGAGCCTGCGACGACGGACAAGCCGTCCGGACACCTGCAGGACAAGCAGACCGAACCAGAGCCGGAACACGGCGGTCGCACGGCCGACCTGGCCGGACAGCCGGCCATCAGATCTCGCCCGGTCACGCCCACACCCCCGGAAACGTCGCCGGTGACCGCCCCGGAGGCCGGACACACCAACCAGCCCAACCGCCATGACCGGAAGGGCACGGCGGTCACCGACGAACACCTGCTGTCCATCGCCCGCCCCGCGGTCACCAAGGCCGGACGCCTCACCCGCAAGGTCGTCGGGGACGCCATCCGCAGCCACGACCTCGGGCTCGGAAATGACCGCCTGACCGAACTGATGCGGCTCCTACGCCAGGAAGCCGAACTGCGGGACACCACCCCGACCGCCTAA
- a CDS encoding plasmid mobilization protein encodes MRTRPRLRQSVHRDQVRSVRLTRDELDIVHRAADEAGLKVAGFIADAAVAVARAQGGPKTWLLDQRGRVEELMTASAQLARVGNNLNQVARVLNSGGHAEYADDAVARVLRAAARVEAAAIELARR; translated from the coding sequence GTGCGTACACGCCCACGCCTGCGTCAGAGCGTGCACCGCGACCAAGTCCGCAGCGTCCGCCTGACGCGCGACGAACTCGACATCGTCCACCGCGCAGCCGACGAGGCCGGCCTGAAGGTCGCAGGATTCATCGCCGACGCCGCGGTCGCGGTCGCACGAGCCCAAGGAGGCCCGAAAACCTGGCTGTTGGACCAGCGCGGCCGAGTCGAGGAGCTGATGACGGCCAGCGCTCAGCTCGCCCGCGTCGGCAACAACCTCAACCAAGTGGCCCGTGTCCTGAACTCCGGCGGTCACGCCGAGTACGCGGACGACGCAGTCGCCCGAGTCCTGCGCGCGGCGGCCCGAGTCGAGGCCGCGGCAATCGAACTGGCCCGGCGGTAG
- a CDS encoding relaxase/mobilization nuclease domain-containing protein, translating to MVPDISTGGRTHGLLAYLYGPGRRDEHIDPHLVTAWMPELAPDPGRDRAATLKQLADALDLPVLAVREDRRPARHVWHCPVRTAPGDRYLTDSEWSEVARRIVHATGIAEYGDDKSCRWVAVRHADDHIHIVATLKREDGRSPRRHQDGIRAQAECRKIEREWGLQILNEGDGTAAQRPTSAERAKAERTGRPEPARETLRERVRQALAGAADEGEFFHRLTEAGLRLEVRRAPSGDALGYKVALPGDRNRAGQPIWFPGSRLAPDLSLPQIRRRLQGSAPEDNLSSTKDLADRPAHARRAAMSAVEQAVTQIAGQDDASGAAQLVGVGTVLDAVAQTASTSSREELAKAARAFERVTRSHVRAEHADHRALRVAARGITQAGNALGKGEDGGATAMLLSTLVLATIAAIRWHSARGHAQQAAAARQAVEHVRAAYRTAAATPMAAMHAHERRLSMPQRDRYAHAIADALPERAGSDHGEPGWDALVATLGEAEEAGYHAEALLRQAVEWRELVTADSVPDVLVWRLRRIAHLPATPGLPPTPATHMTPPGPPQFTEAQTQATTTQHPKTDHARRPRARH from the coding sequence GTGGTCCCCGACATCTCCACCGGAGGCCGTACGCACGGCCTCCTCGCCTACCTCTACGGCCCTGGCCGTCGCGACGAACACATCGATCCGCACCTCGTGACGGCTTGGATGCCGGAACTCGCGCCCGACCCGGGACGGGACCGGGCGGCCACGCTGAAGCAACTAGCCGACGCGCTGGACCTTCCGGTCCTAGCGGTTCGCGAGGACCGTCGCCCGGCCCGGCACGTCTGGCACTGCCCCGTCCGCACGGCCCCCGGGGACCGATACCTCACCGACTCCGAGTGGTCCGAAGTCGCCCGCCGCATCGTCCACGCGACCGGAATCGCCGAGTACGGCGACGACAAGTCCTGCCGATGGGTGGCCGTACGGCACGCCGACGACCACATCCACATCGTCGCCACCCTCAAACGCGAAGACGGCCGCAGCCCACGACGGCACCAGGACGGGATCCGCGCCCAGGCCGAATGCCGCAAGATCGAAAGGGAATGGGGTCTGCAGATCCTCAATGAGGGCGATGGCACCGCGGCCCAACGACCCACCAGCGCCGAACGCGCGAAGGCCGAACGCACTGGCCGCCCCGAACCAGCCCGTGAAACCCTTCGTGAACGCGTCCGCCAGGCCCTGGCCGGCGCGGCTGACGAAGGGGAGTTCTTCCACCGCCTCACCGAGGCCGGCCTCCGCCTCGAAGTCCGACGCGCTCCCTCTGGCGATGCCCTCGGGTACAAGGTGGCGTTGCCGGGCGACCGCAACCGTGCGGGACAGCCGATCTGGTTCCCCGGCTCCCGCCTCGCGCCCGACCTCTCGTTGCCGCAGATCCGCCGACGGCTTCAGGGCAGTGCGCCCGAAGACAATTTGTCTTCGACGAAGGACCTCGCCGACCGACCAGCACACGCCCGCCGTGCTGCCATGAGTGCCGTTGAGCAGGCGGTTACCCAGATCGCCGGTCAAGATGACGCCAGCGGCGCGGCACAGTTGGTCGGAGTCGGTACCGTCCTGGACGCCGTCGCCCAGACGGCCTCCACTTCATCGCGCGAGGAACTCGCCAAAGCCGCCCGTGCCTTCGAACGAGTAACCCGCTCCCACGTCCGCGCCGAACATGCGGACCATCGAGCTCTGCGTGTAGCCGCACGTGGCATCACCCAGGCGGGCAATGCCCTAGGAAAGGGCGAAGACGGTGGCGCCACCGCGATGCTCCTGTCCACCCTGGTCCTTGCCACCATCGCCGCGATCCGTTGGCACTCGGCCCGAGGCCACGCTCAGCAGGCAGCCGCCGCCCGTCAGGCCGTCGAACACGTCCGCGCTGCCTACCGAACCGCCGCCGCCACCCCCATGGCTGCGATGCACGCACATGAGCGTCGGCTCTCCATGCCTCAACGAGACCGCTATGCACACGCCATCGCGGACGCCCTACCCGAGCGCGCTGGCTCCGACCACGGCGAGCCCGGCTGGGACGCCCTCGTCGCCACTCTGGGCGAGGCCGAGGAAGCCGGATATCACGCGGAGGCCCTTCTCCGACAAGCCGTCGAATGGCGCGAGTTGGTCACGGCGGACAGTGTCCCCGATGTACTCGTCTGGCGCCTGCGCCGCATCGCCCACTTGCCCGCCACGCCAGGCCTGCCCCCTACACCGGCGACGCACATGACACCACCGGGGCCGCCCCAATTCACCGAAGCTCAGACACAGGCCACCACCACGCAGCACCCCAAAACGGACCATGCACGCCGTCCCCGGGCTCGGCACTGA
- a CDS encoding DUF1648 domain-containing protein, with product MDHPDRTSRTQQPDPLRWYAGLPCLVAALVVAVVFIVSWPNLPDPMAVHFDEAGNVNRSSSPAELLLISEMTLLGLGLGVSRSAVRGSLALRTLYATSAAAAVSLGYLFTMLALVNADASTADEARMPLWHLPVAAGLTAAAIFGAHVLTRREHPDGTDRPTASGSMGRRRGSR from the coding sequence ATGGATCATCCCGACCGGACTTCCCGCACTCAGCAGCCGGACCCGCTGCGGTGGTACGCCGGACTCCCCTGCCTGGTAGCCGCATTGGTGGTGGCTGTGGTGTTCATCGTGTCGTGGCCGAACCTGCCAGACCCCATGGCCGTCCACTTCGACGAGGCGGGGAACGTCAACCGGTCCTCCTCCCCAGCGGAGCTGCTACTGATCTCCGAAATGACCTTGCTCGGACTCGGCCTGGGGGTGTCCCGGAGCGCGGTACGAGGATCGCTCGCCCTACGAACGCTCTATGCCACTTCTGCGGCTGCGGCCGTCTCCCTGGGGTACCTGTTCACGATGCTGGCGCTGGTGAACGCCGACGCCTCCACCGCTGACGAGGCGCGGATGCCGTTGTGGCACCTGCCCGTCGCCGCGGGATTGACCGCCGCCGCTATTTTCGGGGCGCACGTGCTGACGCGTCGGGAGCACCCCGATGGCACAGATCGGCCCACAGCCTCTGGCTCCATGGGCCGTCGGCGAGGGTCGCGGTGA
- a CDS encoding SH3 domain-containing protein has protein sequence MHTARLAASVAILGALAAPVVSATSATAAPSHASVSPSPGGDCDRRGPWTVLTKAVTIRSHATSKSTARGVLYKGHKFSVHKTHGNWHYITDKSTGVTGWVSGAYVYREVYMCLH, from the coding sequence ATGCACACTGCCCGACTCGCTGCTTCCGTCGCTATTCTCGGCGCACTGGCGGCCCCTGTCGTCTCGGCTACGAGCGCGACAGCGGCACCGTCCCACGCCTCGGTCTCGCCTTCTCCTGGCGGCGATTGCGACCGCCGTGGTCCGTGGACGGTCCTCACGAAGGCTGTGACGATCCGTTCTCACGCGACCAGCAAGTCCACCGCACGCGGTGTGCTCTACAAGGGGCACAAGTTCAGCGTCCACAAGACCCACGGCAACTGGCACTACATAACGGACAAGTCCACCGGCGTCACGGGTTGGGTGTCCGGGGCGTACGTTTACCGAGAGGTCTACATGTGCCTGCACTAA